NNNNNNNNNNNNNNNNNNNNNNNNNNNNNNNNNNNNNNNNNNNNNNNNNNNNNNNNNNNNNNNNNNNNNNNNNNNNNNNNNNNNNNNNNNNNNNNNNNNNNNNNNNNNNNNNNNNNNNNNNNNNNNNNNNNNNNNNNNNNNNNNNNNNNNNNNNNNNNNNNNNNNNNNNNNNNNNNNNNNNNNNNNNNNNNNNNNNNNNNNNNNNNNNNNNNNNNNNNNNNNNNNNNNNNNNNNNNNNNNNNNNNNNNNNNNNNNNNNNNNNNNNNNNNNNNNNNNNNNNNNNNNNNNNNNNNNNNNNNNNNNNNNNNNNNNNNNNNNNNNNNNNNNNNNNNNNNNNNNNNNTTTTATGAAACCTGTGTCGCGTATTCAAGCgggaatatgaatatattttataagctGGGGTTGCTAAAAGATCAAGATCCCCCAGGAATTCATTTGCCTAACCCCGTGNNNNNNNNNNNNNNNNNNNNNNNNNNNNNNNNNNNNNNNNNNNNNNNNNNNNNCCTTTCTAACCATCCTCCAACCCCGTGTCCCTTGCTCCCACCCATATACTCTTCTATCCAccccttatttcccctctctcttgttcttagccgtttttcccccattccttcatttcctttatttacttcATTCCCcgtttcccatttccttccctNNNNNNNNNNNNNNNNNNNNNNNNNNNNNNNNNNNNNNNNNNNNNNNNNNNNNNNNNNNNNNNNNNNNNNNTTTATACCCCCaccaccctaccctaccctcctaACCATccacaattcccccccccctttccctacaccatgcccactaccccctcccctcccctactttcTACCGTTTGCTACAAATTGTAAGGAACGGTAAAATAATTGAATGTGTGATAAATCTACGGGGATGTTTGCCGCATTTCAATACAGACggctcatgatcattattttatctccTGTGTAAGACGCCAGTGAATATTAGCTTTAAAAGAAATGTGAATATAATTGTTACTTTAAGGAGAGGCACAGGAATAAGGGAACACTGATGATAAATCTACGGGCATTTTTTGCCGTGTTTCAATACAGACagttcatgatcattattttatctccCGTGTATGGCGCCTGTCAATATGAGTTTTAAAAGAAATgtgaatatcaaataataattgtTTGATTAGGAAGAGGcacaggaagaaggaaaaacggcGTGGGTATAAAGCGCTTACGAAGGAGATTAGCTGATGAAAAATTCATGAGGTAATAAGTGACTTTTCTGGAANNNNNNNNNNNNNNNNNNNNNNNNNNNNNNNNNNNNNNNNNNNNNNNNNNNNNNNNNNNNNNNNNNNNNNNNNNNNNNNNNNNNNNNNNNNNNNNNNNNNNNNNNNNNNNNNNNNNNNNNNNNNNNNNNNNNNNNNNNNNNNNNNNNNNNNNNNNNNNNNNNNNNNNNNNNNNNNNNNNNNNNNNNNNNNNNNNNNNNNNNNNNNNNNNNNNNNNNNNNNNNNNNNNNNNNNNNNNNNNNNNNNNNNNNNNNNNNNNNNNNNNNNNNNNNNNNNNNNNNNNNNNNNNNNNNNNNNNNNNNNNNNNNNNNNNNNNNNNNNNNNNNNNNNNNNNNNNNNNNNNNNNNNNNNNNNNNNNNNNNNNNNNNNNNNNNNNNNNNNNNNNNNNNNNNNNNNNNNNNNNNNNNNNNNNNNNNNNNNNNNNNTCGTCGGTCAGAAGTGTCATGGGATGTGAGTGAGTTAATCAGAATAATAAAATGTGCTATTTTTAGACACTTGATTTCGCACTCTTTCGCGGTAATATTTCGTCACATGAATATGCGATggcttatttttctttaattattctcTCCTCGACATTTCGTGGTGTTTTGATaatgaggagatggaaggaggaaaaatgTTCCATTTAGAAAATATCCCCACAcgtttttttaagataaaaataatacaccATGNNNNNNNNNNNNNNNNNNNNNNNNAATTCAGAtggaatataattaaaataacacttGGAAGATATCAGTTAAATAACATCCTGCGTTTCCCTTTCTGTCACAACTAAAATAAGTCGCGAGTGAACAGCAGCGCATAAGTTAACTCCTCTTGGGTTTATTTAATCCCCATTTTAATTAACTTGATAATGTAAATAGTTTCCCCATAACCCCCCTTCCCTATCAGCCCTGTTCAAGTGAATAGTGGAATGATCAAAGCTAATCAAATTGGGTAAATTGAGAGAAAGGTAATCTTAGagtaatattttttctctattttggtGGAATGNNNNNNNNNNNNNNNNNNNNNNNNNNNNNNNNNNNNNNNNNNNNNNNNNNNNNNNNNNNNNNNNNNNNNNNNNNNNNNNNNNNNNNNNNNNNNNNNNNNNNNNNNNNNNNNNNNNNNNNNNNNNNNNNNNNNNNNNNNNNNNNNNNNNNNNNNNNNNNNNNNNNNNNNNNNNNNNNNNNNNNNNNNNNNNNNNNNNNNNNNNNNNNNNNNNNNNNNNNNNNNNNNNNNNNNNNNNNNNNNNNNNNNNNNNNNNNNNNNNNNNNNNNNNNNNNNNNNNNNNNNNNNNNNNNNNNNNNNNNNNNNNNNNNNNNNNNNNNNNNNNNNNNNNNNNNNNNNNNNNNNNNNNNNNNNNNNNNNNNNNNNNNNNNNNNNNNNNNNNNNNNNNNNNNNNNNNNNNNNNNNNNNNNNNNNNNNNNNNNNNNNNNNNNNNNNNNNNNNNNNNNNNCACCCGAACACTGTGGTATGCATGACACAGGTCCCTCGTAACGACCATCTATAATGCCCTAGTTAGACAGTGATTACGAGCACTGTTACCGCGGGATACAGTTAATGANNNNNNNNNNNNNNNNNNNNNNNNNNNNNNNNTTGATGGCGGTctgaggggggggagttggggaagggagaggggatgaatgggtgggggtgagtggggggtgaAGGGTAAGGGGTAATTGAGGGTTGGGGTTAAAGGGACggaagcgaaggggagggggtggggtgaataGACAGCGAGAAGGGGAGGGTCTTGGGNNNNNNNNNNNNNNNNNNNNNNNNNNNNNNNNNNNNNNNNNNNNNNNNNNNNNNNNNNNNNNNNNNNNNNNNNNNNNNNNNNNNNNNNNNNNNNNNNNNNNNNNNNNNNNNNNNNNNNNNNNNNNNNNNNNNNNNNNNNNNNNNNNNNNNNNNNNNNNNNNNNNNNNNNNNNNNNNNNNNNNNNNNNNNNNNNNNNNNNNNNNNNNNNNNNNNNNNNNNNNNNNNNNNNNNNNNNNNNNNNAACAGCTGTTAAAGAGCATGAGGATACGGggaattcattttaatttttcgttttattacgGTTCTTTGTGTCGTTTTAAGAGGAGNNNNNNNNNNNNNNNNNNNNNNNNNNNNNNNNNNNNNNNNNNNNNNNNNNNNNNNNNNNNNNNNNNNNNNNNNNNNNNNNNNNNNNNNNNNNNNNNNNNNNNNNNNNNNNNNNNNNNNNNNNNNNNNNNNNNNNNNNNNNNNNNNNNNNNNNNNNNNNNNNNNNNNNNNNNNNNNNNNNNNNNNNNNNNNNNNNNNNNNNNNNNNNNNNNNNNNNNNNNNNNNNNNNNNNNNNNNNNNNNNNNNNNNNNNNNNNNNNNNNNNNNNNNNNNNNNNNNNNNNNNNNNNNNNNNNNNNNNNNNNNNNNNNNNNNNNNNNNNNNNNNNNNNNNNNNNNNNNNNNNNNNNNNNNNNNNNNNNNNNNNNNNNNNNNNNNNNNNNNNNNNNNNNNNNNNNNNNNNNNNNNNNNNNNNNNNNNNNNNNNNNNNNNNNNNNNNNNNNNNNNNNNNNNNNNNNNNNNNNNNNNNNNNNNNNNNNNNNNNNNNNNNNNNNNNNNNNNNNNNNNNNNNNNNNNNNNNNNNNNNNNNNNNNNNNNNNNNNNNNNNNNNNNNNNNNNNNNNNNNNcttccctcctctctctcaccccctccttcctcttccccccccctatctccacccctcttcctaaaccccctctgcccccaccccctcccacctctcccaaCCCTCCACACGCTCAtgactcaccctctcccccccctttcccccacagaACCCCCCACCTCCGGCCCAGTGATCACGGGGGGGAGGAAAACGTACCGGGTTAATGACACAGTGGAGTTGATGTGTACTTCCAGCCCatcacgcccgcccgcccatctCTCGTGGAGGATCAACGGCCGGCCTGTGAGTGGGCGTTTNNNNNNNNNNNNNNNNNNNNNNNNNNNNNNNNNNNNNNNNNNNNNNNNNNNNNNNNNNNNNNNNNNNNNNNNNNNNNNNNNNNNNNNNNNNNNNNNNNNNNNNNNNNNNNNNNNNNNNNNNNNNNNNNNNNNNNNNNNNNNNNNNNNNNNNNNNNNNNNNNNNNNNNNNNNNNNNNNNNNNNNNNNNNNNNNNNNNNNNNNNNNNNNNNNNNNNNNNNNNNNNNNNNNNNNNNNNNNNNNNNNNNNNNNNNNNNNNNNNNNNNNNNNNNNNNNNNNNNNNNNNNNNNNNNNNNNNNNNNNNNNNNNNNNNNNNNNNNNNNNNNNNNNNNNNNNNNNNNNNNNNNNNNNNNNNNNNNNNcattcgtttttcctttctttattcatatttactttcAACCTTTATATTGCTCTTATCATCTCGTAACTACGTATCAGAACGTTATCTTTTATcgactatttattttattatgatttttctctttatttttttctttctcttttttgccaCTTGTGTCTgttataatttttctctttattactgctattaatctttttttctctctctctttttgtcactTGTGTCCGcagctttcttcttgttcttcttgtaaTTATTGGATAATCGTCTTAGAAgccaaaattcatatatttttgaataGAGTGTTAGAATGACAgcaatatatgaaaagaaaatgataaaaattatagaaatacaaTTTATTCTTCTCCTCATAAAACTATCGACAAATCAgtctcatcttttattttttcatgcattCCCAGAGCAATAATTACTCACCAGGtcatccttattttttcctcttgaaaaataaggataaagaaaaaaaattgcatgatTCACTCAACATCTTCCTCTGCTTGCACTGCCTCCTTCATCCAGTNNNNNNNNNNNNNNNNNNNNNNNNNNNNNNNNNNNNNNNNNNNNGCAAGCGAAGGCAAGCAGAGTTATCTCCCTCGCTCTGTGACACCGTTTATTAGCCTTGTCTCTTCGTCCTGTTCGTCCCCTCTGTAATGGAAGGAGACGCGCGACCTCTCTCCCCCGTTCTGTCTTGTTTACTGGAGGTATTCTTCGGCCGGTGTTTcgttttgtattttggggtttccGATTCGTGNNNNNNNNNNNNNNNNNNNNNNNNNNNNNNNNNNNNNNNNNNNNNNNNNNNNNNNNNNNNNNNNNNNNNNNNNNNNNNNNCTGTGTTGATATAGGGTAtacttatttcatcattatttggtTTTAGTTGAATCGTTGAatctttttcagtatttttatgatgtacattcctttctctctgttcttcttNNNNNNNNNNNNNNNNNNNNNNNNNNNNNNNNNNNNNNNNNNNNNNNNNNNNNNNNNNNNNNNNNNNNNNNNNNNACTGTATGTCNNNNNNNNNNNNNNNNNNNNNNNNNNNNNNCttgtatacattttttcctttatttctctctctctcNNNNNNNNNNNNNNNNNNNNNNNNNNNNNNGTTTACCGAAAActaaaacttttaatctttaattCTTATCTTTTGTTCGTTCTAATTCTCAttgaataaaaagggagaaatttaGATGGTTCAATTGCATACGAGAGTATttcttcatatcatttatttcttagagttatgttattaatatacagatacgcagaagTGTGTGNNNNNNNNNNNNNNNNNNNNNNNNNNNNNNNNNNNNNNNNNNNNNNNNNNNNNNNNNNNNNNNNNNNNNNNNNNNNNNNNNNNNNNNNNNNNNNNNNNNNNNNNNNNNNNNNNNNNNNNNNNNNNNNNNNNNNNNNNNNNNNNNNNNNNNNNNNNNNNNNNNNNNNNNNNNNNNNNNNNNNNNTTCTATACACACATAGAAATNNNNNNNNNNNNNNNNNNNNNTTCTGAAGGCGATGGCATGCGTTGTGTCCACAACTCCGcacctcccctcactcacccctctcccctccctccacaggCCCCGCAGGAGCACGTGACGAAGGACCGGCCCTACGTGGCGCACGACGGCCTCCTGACGCAGATCTCGCGCCTGGCCTTCGTGGCGCGGCCGCACCACTTCCAGGGCGGCAACCTGGAGGTCAAGTGCGTGGCCGAGATCAGCGAGCATCACCTGAAGCACCACAAGGCCATCCCCAAGAACTTCAGGCCGTGGGAGAGGTCCTTCCAAGGTGCGGCGGGGGGCTGGGTTGCTGGGAATGGGTGGNNNNNNNNNNNNNNNNNNNNNNNNNNNNNNNNNNNNNNNNNNNNNNNNNNNNNNNNNNNNNNNNNNNNNNNNNNNNNNNNNNNNNNNNNNNNNNNNNNNNNNNNNNNNNNNNNNNNNNNNNNNNNNNNNNNNNNNNNNNNNNNNNNNNNNNNNNNNNNNNNNNNNNNNNNNNNNNNNNNNNNNNNNNNNNNNNNNNNNNNNNNNNNNNNNNNNNNNNNNNNNNNNNNNNNNNNNNNNNNNNNNNNNGGCGCAGTAGTCAGGAGCCACCATGAATATTTATCGCTTCCACACTCATAATCGAAAGCAACTGCTCTTGGTCGAAGATCAAAGCCAAGTCAATCTGCATTGCTACTGAGTTTAGTTAGACTAAAGGGGTAATGTTACTNNNNNNNNNNNNNNNNNNNNNNNNNNNNNNNNNNNNNNNNNNNNNNNNNNNNNNNNNNNNNNNNNNNNNNNNNNNNNNNNNNNNNNNNNNNNNNNNNNNNNNNNNNNNNNNNNNNNNNNNNNNNNNNNNNNNNNNNNNNNNNNNNNNNNNNNNNNNNNNNNNNNNNNNNNNNNNNNNNNNNNNNNNNNNNNNNNNNNNNNNNNNNNNNNNNNNNNNNNNNNNNNNNNNNNNNNNNNNNNNNNNNNNNNNNNNNNNNNNNNNNNNNNNNNNNNNNNNNNNNNNNNNNNNNNNNNNNNNNNNNNNNNNNNNNNNNNNNNNNNNNNNNNNNNNNNNNNNNNNNNNNNNNNNNNNNNNNNNNNNNNNNNNNNNNNNNNNNNNNNNNNNNNNNNNNNNNNNNNNNNNNNNNNNNNNNNNNNNNATAGTTAGccggacaaacagacaaacagaacagaTAGAGTTTAGCATGATATGTAGATCCAAAGGTAAAAAGAGACGTAGACATGAACTNNNNNNNNNNNNNNNNNNNNNNNNNNNNNNNNNNNNNNNNNNNNNNNNNNNNNNNNNNNNNNNNNNNNNNNNNNNNNNNNNNNNNNNNTCAATAAATTCTGTATATGGAAACACCAATTTAAGAAGTAAAACGCATCATTGAAATTCTCCATAAGGCCTGACATCCTCTATAAAAACGCGAGATTATAcccattaattaaaaataataattactattgatTTCTCTAATGGAATTTCGGGGGTAATTAATCACTTTCTTATCGATTTGGCGTCTTAGGCCTATTAAAGAGAAAATTGGGCAGACAGAAGCTATATGTTGCCGTGTTCAGTGTATGCAATAGTTGTCGTTAGCATATTGCTGTTAGAAAATCTttatttctgtcctttttttgtgTAGATGTGTGCACNNNNNNNNNNNNNNNNNNNNNNNNNNNNNNNNNNNNNNNNNNNNNNNNNNNNNNNNNNNNNNNNNNNNNNNNNNNNNNNNNNNNNNNNNNNNNNNNNNNNNNNNNNNNNNNNNNNNNNNNNNNNNNNNNNNNNNNNNNNNNNNNNNNNNNNNNNNNNNNNNNNNNNNNNNNNNNNNNNNNNNNNNNNNNNNNNNNNNNNNNNNNNNNNNNNNNNNNNNNNNNNNNNNNNNNNNNNNNNNNNNNNNNNNNNNNNNNNNNNNNNNNNNNNNNNNNNNNNNNNNNNNNNNNNNNNNNNNNNNNNNNNNNNNNNNNNNNNNNNNNNNNNNNNNNNNNNNNNNNNNNNNNNNNNNNNNNNNNNNNNNNNNNNNNNNNNNNNNNNNNNNNNNNNNNNNNNNNNNNNNNNNNNNNNNNNNNNNNNNNNNNNNNNNNNNNNNNNNNNNNNNNNNNNNNNNNNNNNNNNNNNNNNNNNNNNNNNNNNNNNNNNNNNNNNNNNNNNNNNNNNNNNNNNNNNNNNNNNNNNNNNNNNNNNNNNNNNNNNNNNNNNNNNNNNNNNNNNNNNNNNNNNNNNATTTAAACAGTTATTTACATAAAACAAGATACTAAAGATTTTCAACAATCTCACCCTTTGCAATGCTTCATGCACAGGACTTCCAACGAGGAATTTTCTCTTCCAGATACNNNNNNNNNNNNNNNNNNNNNNNNNNNNNNNNNNNNNNNNNNNNNNNNNNNNNNNNNNNNNNNNNNNNNNNNNNNNNNNNNNNNNNNNNNNNNNNNNNNNNNNNNNNNNNNNNNNNNNNNNNNNNNNNNNNNNNNNNNNNNNNNNNNNNNNNNNNNNNNNNNNNNNNNNNNNNNNNNNNNNNNNNNNNNNNNNNNNNNNNNNNNNNNNNNNNNNNNNNNNNNNNNNNNNNNNNNNNNNNNNNNNNNNNNNNNNNNNNNNNNNNNNNNNNNNNNNNNNNNNNNNNNNNNNNNNNNNNNNNNNNNNNNNNNNNNNNNNNNNNNNNNNNNNNNNNNNNNNNNNNNNNNNNNNNNNNNNNNNNNNNNNNNNNNNNNNNNNNNNNNNNNNNNNNNNNNNNNNNNNNNNNNNNNNNNNNNNNNNNNNNNNNNNNNNNNNNNNNNNNNNNNNNNNNNNNNNNNNNNNNNNNNNNNNNNNNNNNNNNNNNNNNNNNNNNNNNNNNNNNNNNNNNNNNNNNNNNNNNNNNNNNNNNNNNNNNNNNNNNNNNNNNNNNNNNNNNNNNNNNNNNNNNNNNNNNNNNNNNNNNNNNNNNNNNNNNNNNNNNNNNNNNNNNNNNNNNNNNNNNNNNNNNNNNNNNNNNNNNNNNNNNNNNNNNNNNNNNNNNNNNNNNNNNNNNNNNNNNNNNNNNNNNNNNNNNNNNNNNNNNNNNNNNNNNNNNNNNNNNNNNNNNNNNNNNNNNNNNNNNNNNNNNNNNNNNNNNNNNNNNNNNNNNNNNNNNNNNNNNNNNNNNNNNNNNNNNNNNNNNNNNNNNNNNNNNNNNNNNNNNNNNNNNNNNNNNNNNNNNNNNNNNNNNNNNNNNNNNNNNNNNNNNNNNNNNNNNNNNNNNNNNNNNNNNNNNNNNNNNNNNNNNNNNNNNNNNNNNNNNNNNNNNNNNNNNNNNNNNNNNNNNNNNNNNNNNNNNNNNNNNNNNNNNNNNNNNNNNNNNNNNNNNNNNNNNNNNNNNNNNNNNNNNNNNNNNNNNNNNNNNNNNNNNNNNGTTTGTATAGATTTCACACAACCAAATTTCTTCGTACAAAAATGTCCAGTTTCAATTCTTGGTGTTGATTTCTGTACACTATAATTGTAGCCATAATTCAGTGCATTTTCATTGCTTTGTTGAAGTTTAATCTTATTTAATNNNNNNNNNNNNNNNNNNNNNNNNNNNNNNNNNNNNNNNNNNNNNNNNNNNNNNNNNNNNNNNNNNNNNNNNNNNNNNNNNNNNNNNNNNNNNNNNNNNNNNNNNNNNNNNNNNNNNNNNNNNNNNNNNNNNNNNNNNNNNNTGCACAAAAATCTAAAAGCACAACCGCGGTTTAACCACNNNNNNNNNNNNNNNNNNNNNNNNNNNNNNNNNNNNNNNNNNNNNNNNNNNNNNNaaccccccctcacacccctcctctcccacctccacccccaccaccccctcacctctccttccacctcactcctcaccccctcactcccccacccccttaccccctcaccctccacctcctcactccctccaccccaccacccctctATATCTTCTCCATACTATATTCTACATCActtatacccccaccccctcacctctcctccaccctcacttcctcactcccctcaccccccaccccctcacctctcctccaccctcacttcctcactcccctcaccccccactccctcccctcaccccccaccccctcaccccagcAGCCAGCACCGGAAGCAGCGTGGGGACGTCTGTAGCGGTGTTGATCATCTCGTGTCTGGCCGTTCTTTTAGCCGCCGAGAGATGAGAATCCGCTGGGTATCCACGAACGCCTTAGGGGATATCCCANNNNNNNNNNNNNNNNNNNNNNNNNNNNNNNNNNNNNNNNNNNNNNNNNNNNNNNNNNNNNNNNNNNNNNNNNNNNNNNNNNNNNNNNNNNNNNNNNNNNNNNNNNNNNNNNNNNNNNNNNNNNNNNNNNNNNNNNNNNNNNNNNNNNNNNNNNNNNNNNNNTCCGCATGCATACGCCATGTCTTACAAGAACGCTTGATAGTTATCGTCTTCGATGTGAAGTTGGACCAGatatattgacttttttttcaaggttttgtAATTAAAATGTGGGTAATAACCAGTGACCATGTGGACAGGAAATTTCATGTCTTCATGGATATTTACGATAATGACNNNNNNNNNNNNNNNNNNNNNNNNNNNNNNNNNNNNNNNNNNNNNTTATAAACAATGAGCTTGGCCACTTAGTTATCGATTGAGCAGTCGGAAAGAGAGCTTAAGTGTACTATATCACTAACAATCGCTTATTAGAGAGCTTAGTAATGTgacttcttgattttttcttctctcgaatAAAAAAAANNNNNNNNNNNNNNNNNCCATCATTTCTAATAGATGAGAAGTAGTGTCTGATTTAGAATGTTTGTCTTCATCATCCTTCCCGCCCCTTTGCgattttattctccttcctccacGTATTGAGTTAAGTATCGTCTCGGCATACGTAACTCGAAGCAAATATACCACATATCAGCATATTGTTGAtgattcttcccttttcttctctcagtATTTGAGACAATCATCCGAACGCAGGATTCCCCGTTCTTGTAGCTGCCGAGAGGTGAGAATCC
The sequence above is a segment of the Penaeus monodon isolate SGIC_2016 chromosome 25, NSTDA_Pmon_1, whole genome shotgun sequence genome. Coding sequences within it:
- the LOC119589500 gene encoding uncharacterized protein LOC119589500; the encoded protein is MTRNFIATFPGMNRRIRFFPRVGLSVDMKLSKPSQVVLQRVEFNASGQYRCEVSAEGPDFNTVIAQGRMIVVEPPTSGPVITGGRKTYRVNDTVELMCTSSPSRPPAHLSWRINGRPAPQEHVTKDRPYVAHDGLLTQISRLAFVARPHHFQGGNLEVKCVAEISEHHLKHHKAIPKNFRPWERSFQASTGSSVGTSVAVLIISCLAVLLAAER